A single genomic interval of Lucilia cuprina isolate Lc7/37 chromosome 2, ASM2204524v1, whole genome shotgun sequence harbors:
- the LOC124420086 gene encoding ecdysone-induced protein 74EF-like yields MFVKTTTMRRLKTQTTAVKMKRIKWKWQHKQKQQTLLLLLQQLKLKQQQETEIHTLKILAQLKSENFKQLTVLEKAQREEQQQQEQQQQHIAVKFKTIKRKSKFQNINKEIT; encoded by the coding sequence ATGTTcgtcaaaacaacaacaatgagaaGATTAAAAACCCAAACGACAGCAGtgaaaatgaaaagaataaaatgGAAATGGCAACacaagcaaaaacaacaaacactactactactactgcaGCAGTTAAAGTTAAAGCAGCAACAGGAAACGGAAATCCATACACTCAAAATATTAGCACAGTTAAAAAGCGAAAACTTCAAACAGTTAACTGTTTTAGAAAAAGCTCAACGagaagaacaacaacagcaagaacaacagcagcagcatatTGCagtaaaattcaaaacaataaaacggaaatcaaaatttcaaaatataaacaaagaaattacctaa